In Chrysemys picta bellii isolate R12L10 chromosome 4, ASM1138683v2, whole genome shotgun sequence, the sequence agtgggttagcatgggggggggctctgggagccaggactcttgggttccatccccagctctaggtggggagtggggtctagtgggttagagcaggggagctgggagccaggactcctgggttctcttccccagctcagggaaggggctgggggctagtgggttagagcagggggggctgggagccaggactcctcggTTCTATCCCAAGCTCTGTGTGGGGAATGGGATCTAGTGGGTTAGaccagaggagctgggagccaggactcctgggttccattgccagctctggaaggggagtgggggttagTAGATTAGAGCTGgggagttgggagccaggactcttgggttctctcccctgaGCCTCTCACAGGCACGTACTCATGGCAGTTGTTGCCCCCCAGGTTGGGCCCACACTCCAGTGTGTAGTAAAACTGCAGCTGGCCGTTTTCAAGTTTGCAGGTGAGTGTGGCATTCCTGCCGACCCTGAGGTAGGTGAAGCAGCGGCCTAGGAAGTCGTCGTCCAATAGGTCCTTGTCCCACACCTCCATTTCCAGTTTGGGCCGCTCTGGCAGTGTCACCGGCCCGAAGTCCAGGTCTTTGTTCCAGATGGGGTTGTTATCATCCTTAATGCGGTCTGTCTGCAGCTTCCGGCCTTGGAACAAGAACATGACGTAGGCGTCGGTGGCGGACACGGTGTCTCCCCACAGGTTTGTGCCCTTCAGCACGTGGACCTTCAGCCGGGCCATGCCCCGCTCACGTGAACAGCACATGGAGTTGGTGAGGGGGTTGTCGGAGCAGGTGCATTTGCAGGGGTCCAAGGGGTCAGCCTGGCCCCCTTGTGGGCAGCTACGAGGGCAACTCTTCTTGCGCCCCCGCTCAGCTACGTACTCCTTCACTGCCTGcttcagcgcctcctgcctgGGCTTGTCCAGACTCACCAGGGTGTGGATGGGCATCAGAGAGTAGGAGACCAGGTCGGGGCTGGCTTTGAGGCTATCCTTCCAGGTCGAGAAGGAGCTGGCGTTTTGCTCGGTGGAGAAGAGCCGCTTGGAGTAGCTGTTGCCACCCGTCACCTTGATGCGCTTCTCCATGTAGGGTGCCTGGGAGCTCCCCGTGCCCTTGCTGCTCTGCTTGCTGGTCTGACTCAGGCCCAGGTCTTGAAAGAACTGTGAGCCCAGGCACGCCTTGATTTCGGTGGCTGTCAGCCCGTCCAGCGCTGCCCGGCAGGTCTGAACGGCCGTCAGCTGCTGCACGCGCCCCCCCAGGTCTGCCTGACTCACATAGTGGGTACCGTACGTGGCCAGGAAGGGCTGGTATGTGGCTGAGTCGTAGCTGGGTGGGAGGCTTTTCAGTTCCCGGGAGAACTGGGACATCAGTGGGGGATCTTGAGTGAGACTCAACCTGCccagaggggaaagagagaggagtTAGGAGCCAACCAGAGAGACTCCCGGCACCTTCCCCCGGAGCAAACTGGCCCCACTTCCCCAGAGCGCACTCCGTGGCTTCCCTGGCAGGTGGGGACGCAGTAGGAGGCGCTCTTCTCTTGCAGTCAGTGCTACTCCATTACCCCACTGCagcagtagggggcgctgggctgcagagagcagggtggtgggggcagcaggggacaaCGTGCTGCAGGGCGTGGAGGGGGGGGCTAGCCTTGGATTCTCACCTGTAATACACACACGGTATCTCGTGGCGTATGAACATGTACTTGTCCTGCACCTCCTTCTGGTAAGCGTAGCTGGTGAGCCGGGATTTGGACCCCGCCAAGGCCGGGCCATGGGGCTCCTCTTGCAGCTCCAGCTCTTTCATCCAGTCGTTGTTCACCTCCGACGCCAGTGCCCGGCCCACAGCCGCGGCTGACTCTTCCGCTGAGCTGCTGAGCTCCCAGTTGCATGAGATGTTGACTCTCCAGTCCTTCACGGCCAGCGGCAGCCTCTGGTGCTGCCGCCCCTGCAGCCGGTTCTCGCATATGGTGCAGGCGCCATTTGGGCGGCGCCACAGGCTGGTGTCCACCACATCAGCCCCCGTCCACTCCAGAGTGGTCACGTCGATGCCCTCCCCCACCAAGCTGTATGCGGGCACGAAGATGGTGGTCTCACCACACTCCTCAGCTGTGCCCGTGTAGCAGTCGGGGGAGACtgaagggagaaggaagaggaggagcagagggatgAAGACACTGGATCTCGCCATGGTTGGTGCGATGGTGCCCCCTACCTGGGAGCAGCTTTCGGTCTTCGAGCCTCCCTAGACGGAGAAAAACAGAGAGAGGCGTCATTAATGACAGTCTAGTGGCAGGAA encodes:
- the LOC112058840 gene encoding perforin-1-like isoform X2 → MAHGKPRGPESSLGAGISPASVTDKGGSKTESCSQVGGTIAPTMARSSVFIPLLLLFLLPSVSPDCYTGTAEECGETTIFVPAYSLVGEGIDVTTLEWTGADVVDTSLWRRPNGACTICENRLQGRQHQRLPLAVKDWRVNISCNWELSSSAEESAAAVGRALASEVNNDWMKELELQEEPHGPALAGSKSRLTSYAYQKEVQDKYMFIRHEIPCVYYRLSLTQDPPLMSQFSRELKSLPPSYDSATYQPFLATYGTHYVSQADLGGRVQQLTAVQTCRAALDGLTATEIKACLGSQFFQDLGLSQTSKQSSKGTGSSQAPYMEKRIKVTGGNSYSKRLFSTEQNASSFSTWKDSLKASPDLVSYSLMPIHTLVSLDKPRQEALKQAVKEYVAERGRKKSCPRSCPQGGQADPLDPCKCTCSDNPLTNSMCCSRERGMARLKVHVLKGTNLWGDTVSATDAYVMFLFQGRKLQTDRIKDDNNPIWNKDLDFGPVTLPERPKLEMEVWDKDLLDDDFLGRCFTYLRVGRNATLTCKLENGQLQFYYTLECGPNLGGNNCHEYVPVRGSGERTQESWLPTPQL
- the LOC112058840 gene encoding perforin-1-like isoform X1; translation: MAHGKPRGPESSLGAGISPASVTDKAGVPLSACPASQLTNPESSGELNSLHSEPPDICIRAAPGNAAAAVIPRGSPVLCCRQGGSKTESCSQVGGTIAPTMARSSVFIPLLLLFLLPSVSPDCYTGTAEECGETTIFVPAYSLVGEGIDVTTLEWTGADVVDTSLWRRPNGACTICENRLQGRQHQRLPLAVKDWRVNISCNWELSSSAEESAAAVGRALASEVNNDWMKELELQEEPHGPALAGSKSRLTSYAYQKEVQDKYMFIRHEIPCVYYRLSLTQDPPLMSQFSRELKSLPPSYDSATYQPFLATYGTHYVSQADLGGRVQQLTAVQTCRAALDGLTATEIKACLGSQFFQDLGLSQTSKQSSKGTGSSQAPYMEKRIKVTGGNSYSKRLFSTEQNASSFSTWKDSLKASPDLVSYSLMPIHTLVSLDKPRQEALKQAVKEYVAERGRKKSCPRSCPQGGQADPLDPCKCTCSDNPLTNSMCCSRERGMARLKVHVLKGTNLWGDTVSATDAYVMFLFQGRKLQTDRIKDDNNPIWNKDLDFGPVTLPERPKLEMEVWDKDLLDDDFLGRCFTYLRVGRNATLTCKLENGQLQFYYTLECGPNLGGNNCHEYVPVRGSGERTQESWLPTPQL
- the LOC112058840 gene encoding perforin-1-like isoform X3, producing MARSSVFIPLLLLFLLPSVSPDCYTGTAEECGETTIFVPAYSLVGEGIDVTTLEWTGADVVDTSLWRRPNGACTICENRLQGRQHQRLPLAVKDWRVNISCNWELSSSAEESAAAVGRALASEVNNDWMKELELQEEPHGPALAGSKSRLTSYAYQKEVQDKYMFIRHEIPCVYYRLSLTQDPPLMSQFSRELKSLPPSYDSATYQPFLATYGTHYVSQADLGGRVQQLTAVQTCRAALDGLTATEIKACLGSQFFQDLGLSQTSKQSSKGTGSSQAPYMEKRIKVTGGNSYSKRLFSTEQNASSFSTWKDSLKASPDLVSYSLMPIHTLVSLDKPRQEALKQAVKEYVAERGRKKSCPRSCPQGGQADPLDPCKCTCSDNPLTNSMCCSRERGMARLKVHVLKGTNLWGDTVSATDAYVMFLFQGRKLQTDRIKDDNNPIWNKDLDFGPVTLPERPKLEMEVWDKDLLDDDFLGRCFTYLRVGRNATLTCKLENGQLQFYYTLECGPNLGGNNCHEYVPVRGSGERTQESWLPTPQL